A part of Desulfomicrobium apsheronum genomic DNA contains:
- a CDS encoding 4Fe-4S dicluster domain-containing protein → MERFITKENLIRLAEELTATCRVLAPVASCGTVTFRRFLPGMVLDMHSRMAAVSPKAATFPQTETLLTVKREIPEKKPEITETLPEGKNVVIGCRPCGARGKLIFNPVYETDKTKDPYYIQRRDNTVFISLACDRPETTCFCHSVGSGPADPQGSDVLLTLVGEGYVARSVTPAGEEVMKSALFADAGDKGKEADAKNVRAREMMGEAHDYASAPAKLLARFDDMDFWQAQSAKCISCGACTYMCPTCYCFNITDDDLGLESRRIRSWDNCMSHTFTLEGSGHNPRPTKAHRLKNRVGHKFSYYPDLHKGVIACCGCGRCIKQCPAGVDIRQIVNAAQEYSE, encoded by the coding sequence ATGGAACGATTCATAACAAAAGAGAACCTCATCCGTTTGGCCGAGGAGCTGACCGCCACCTGCCGCGTGCTCGCGCCCGTGGCCAGTTGCGGTACCGTGACCTTCCGCCGTTTTCTGCCGGGGATGGTCCTTGACATGCACTCGCGCATGGCGGCCGTGTCCCCCAAGGCCGCGACCTTTCCGCAGACGGAAACCCTGCTGACGGTCAAGCGCGAGATCCCGGAGAAGAAGCCGGAAATCACCGAGACGCTGCCCGAGGGCAAGAACGTGGTCATCGGCTGCCGTCCGTGCGGGGCACGCGGCAAGCTCATCTTCAATCCGGTCTACGAAACGGACAAGACCAAGGACCCTTACTATATTCAGCGTCGGGACAACACGGTCTTCATTTCGCTGGCCTGCGACCGTCCCGAGACGACCTGCTTCTGTCACAGTGTGGGCAGCGGTCCTGCCGATCCGCAAGGTTCCGACGTGCTCCTGACCCTGGTCGGGGAAGGGTATGTGGCGCGTTCGGTCACGCCTGCCGGTGAGGAAGTCATGAAGTCCGCTCTTTTTGCGGACGCCGGCGACAAGGGCAAGGAAGCCGACGCCAAGAACGTGAGGGCCAGGGAAATGATGGGCGAGGCCCACGATTACGCTTCGGCTCCGGCCAAGCTGCTGGCCCGCTTCGACGACATGGACTTCTGGCAGGCCCAGTCGGCCAAGTGCATCTCCTGCGGAGCCTGCACCTACATGTGTCCGACCTGCTACTGCTTCAACATCACCGACGATGACCTGGGCCTTGAAAGCCGCCGCATCCGCAGCTGGGACAACTGCATGTCCCACACCTTCACCCTGGAAGGCAGCGGCCACAACCCGCGTCCGACCAAGGCGCATCGTCTGAAAAACCGCGTCGGGCACAAGTTCAGCTACTATCCGGACCTGCACAAGGGCGTCATCGCTTGTTGCGGATGCGGCCGGTGCATCAAGCAGTGCCCCGCCGGAGTCGATATCCGGCAGATCGTGAATGCAGCACAGGAGTACTCCGAATGA